From Segatella copri, the proteins below share one genomic window:
- a CDS encoding AAA family ATPase, producing MIENPFILRGYISDAYFCDREKETIDLIREIKNGNNITLIAPRRIGKTGLVQHVYAQEGIKDKYYTFLVDIYATKTLADFIQELGRSILQSLKPKGTKVVEHFLNCLHSLRSSISFDMNGVPSWGVDLGEITSPTTTLDEIFLYLESADKPCIVAIDEFQTISSYREANVEAILRTYIQHCHNASFIFAGSQRNMMSEIFLSHARPFYQSTSIKTLKAIDREVYADFATRLFEERQKHIKRETIYRIYDRFDGITWYLQRMLNKIFSLTEKADDKMMEKADDKTRELADDKMMELALNSIIDESAFAYEALLFQLPAKQKELLLAICNAGKAQNIMSSAFIKKHNLPSASFVQGGIKGLLEKDFVTETDGTYELYDKFFGEWLKKEL from the coding sequence ATGATAGAGAATCCGTTTATTCTGCGAGGATACATATCCGACGCTTACTTCTGTGATAGAGAAAAGGAAACCATCGACTTGATAAGAGAAATCAAGAATGGCAATAATATCACCCTGATTGCACCTAGAAGAATCGGCAAGACAGGGTTGGTGCAGCACGTCTATGCCCAGGAAGGCATCAAGGATAAATACTATACATTTCTTGTAGATATTTATGCCACAAAAACCCTAGCCGACTTCATTCAGGAACTAGGCAGAAGTATTCTGCAAAGTCTGAAACCTAAAGGCACCAAAGTAGTGGAACATTTTCTTAACTGCCTCCACTCACTCCGTTCATCCATCAGCTTCGATATGAATGGTGTACCTTCGTGGGGAGTAGATTTGGGAGAAATCACCAGTCCAACCACAACGCTCGATGAAATTTTCCTTTATCTAGAGAGCGCAGATAAGCCTTGCATCGTGGCCATTGATGAATTCCAAACCATCAGCAGCTATAGAGAAGCTAATGTGGAAGCCATACTGCGCACCTACATCCAGCACTGCCATAATGCCAGTTTCATCTTTGCCGGATCTCAGCGCAATATGATGTCGGAAATATTCTTGAGCCATGCCCGTCCTTTCTACCAGAGCACCTCCATAAAAACACTGAAAGCTATTGATCGAGAGGTGTATGCCGACTTCGCTACTCGTCTTTTCGAGGAAAGACAGAAGCATATCAAACGAGAAACCATTTATCGAATATACGACCGTTTTGACGGCATCACCTGGTATCTGCAAAGGATGCTCAATAAGATTTTCTCGCTCACGGAAAAGGCTGATGACAAGATGATGGAAAAGGCTGATGACAAGACGAGGGAACTGGCTGATGATAAGATGATGGAACTGGCGCTCAACTCGATTATAGACGAAAGTGCTTTTGCCTATGAAGCCCTCCTTTTCCAGTTGCCAGCCAAGCAAAAGGAACTTCTCTTAGCCATCTGCAACGCTGGCAAGGCTCAAAACATCATGTCATCGGCATTCATCAAGAAGCACAATCTTCCTTCCGCCAGTTTTGTACAAGGTGGTATCAAGGGATTATTGGAGAAAGATTTTGTTACGGAGACGGATGGAACTTACGAACTATACGATAAGTTCTTCGGTGAATGGCTGAAGAAGGAATTATAA
- a CDS encoding DNA-methyltransferase, with amino-acid sequence MASIGFFIQCRMEDLQEIKGFLGIDGKILLKQGDAIECLCQLPTDSVDLIITDPPYNLGLFMKKRGTNMNKLRDGHFAASGWDDLDFVEWTQQMDMLFHECNRVLKKRGSLIVFMSIIKVETIINLAQKHGFYYKTVGVWHKTNPLPRNMNLQFINSTEPWVYMVNDATTGTFNNEGKAIHDFVETSTISTKERKMGKHPTQKPLALIEHFVNILSNRGDVVLDPFMGSGTTGVASAKLNRNFIGIELNEEYFNLSLKRIKEVL; translated from the coding sequence ATGGCTAGTATTGGATTTTTTATTCAGTGCAGAATGGAAGATTTACAAGAGATAAAAGGTTTCTTGGGAATTGATGGAAAGATACTTTTGAAGCAAGGTGATGCTATCGAGTGTTTATGTCAGTTGCCAACAGATTCTGTGGATTTAATAATAACGGATCCACCCTATAATTTGGGCTTATTCATGAAAAAGCGTGGTACAAATATGAATAAGCTTCGAGATGGTCATTTTGCTGCATCAGGTTGGGATGACCTAGACTTTGTGGAATGGACTCAGCAAATGGACATGCTTTTTCATGAATGCAATCGTGTCTTGAAAAAGCGTGGCTCGTTGATTGTCTTTATGTCTATCATTAAAGTCGAGACTATCATAAACTTAGCTCAGAAACATGGCTTTTATTATAAAACAGTAGGTGTTTGGCATAAGACGAATCCTTTGCCAAGAAATATGAACTTGCAGTTTATAAATTCAACTGAACCTTGGGTTTATATGGTCAATGATGCAACAACAGGTACATTTAATAACGAAGGTAAAGCTATTCATGATTTCGTAGAAACAAGTACGATAAGTACGAAAGAAAGAAAAATGGGTAAGCATCCTACTCAAAAACCATTGGCGTTAATAGAACATTTCGTGAATATACTTTCTAATAGAGGTGACGTTGTTCTTGATCCTTTTATGGGTAGTGGTACAACAGGTGTTGCGTCTGCCAAACTTAATAGGAATTTTATAGGAATAGAGTTGAATGAAGAATACTTTAATTTATCTTTAAAACGAATAAAGGAAGTCTTATGA
- a CDS encoding DNA cytosine methyltransferase — protein MIIGDLFAGVGGMSEGFRMAGFDVAFAIEYDKDIAASYKKNNTDTDVIADDICNVDVVLLHQKHPHIDVIIGGPPCQGFSQKGKRLSLDDPRNFLFKQFVKFVAEFKPKYFVLENVPNIITTSNGYFKDQIIKSFEELGYVVTCGVLCAKDYGVPQDRRRAIFLGELNKLEVKLPEPLDIQTTVKDAIYDLPFIASGEGVDERDYDKPAISSYQKKLRAGAQVLYNHVATKHSKSALDRLKMIPKGKGKEVLPKELLTKSIYSGTWCRLLENGIAPTITTRFDTPSSGRFTHPVLDRCLTIREAARIQSFPDTFRFYGNRTCQMKQVGNAVPPLLAKAIAEVIINNEK, from the coding sequence ATGATAATAGGTGATCTGTTTGCTGGCGTTGGTGGTATGTCAGAAGGTTTTAGAATGGCAGGGTTTGATGTTGCTTTTGCTATTGAGTATGATAAAGATATAGCTGCTTCTTATAAGAAAAATAATACCGATACGGATGTGATAGCAGATGATATATGTAATGTTGATGTTGTTCTGTTACATCAAAAGCATCCTCATATAGATGTGATTATTGGTGGTCCACCATGTCAGGGCTTCTCTCAAAAGGGTAAGCGGTTAAGTTTAGATGATCCACGAAATTTCTTATTTAAACAATTCGTGAAATTTGTGGCTGAGTTCAAACCGAAGTACTTTGTTTTAGAGAATGTGCCTAATATTATTACGACATCAAATGGGTATTTTAAAGACCAAATAATAAAGTCTTTTGAGGAACTTGGTTATGTTGTAACTTGTGGTGTACTGTGTGCAAAAGATTATGGGGTTCCACAAGATAGAAGGCGAGCAATCTTCTTGGGCGAGTTGAATAAGCTAGAGGTGAAATTACCTGAACCTCTTGATATTCAGACTACGGTTAAGGATGCCATTTACGATTTACCTTTCATTGCATCGGGAGAAGGTGTTGATGAGCGTGATTATGATAAACCTGCAATATCTTCTTATCAAAAGAAACTTCGTGCAGGTGCGCAAGTCCTTTATAATCATGTGGCAACCAAGCATTCGAAGTCTGCTTTAGACAGATTGAAAATGATTCCTAAAGGAAAAGGAAAGGAAGTCTTGCCAAAGGAATTGCTGACTAAGTCTATTTATAGTGGTACTTGGTGCAGATTATTGGAAAATGGGATTGCTCCAACAATAACCACGAGGTTTGATACGCCTTCCTCTGGCAGGTTTACTCATCCTGTATTAGATAGGTGTCTTACTATTAGAGAAGCAGCGAGAATACAATCTTTTCCTGATACTTTCCGATTCTATGGTAATAGAACCTGTCAAATGAAGCAAGTAGGAAATGCTGTGCCTCCTTTATTGGCAAAGGCTATAGCTGAAGTTATTATAAACAACGAAAAATAG
- a CDS encoding McrB family protein — protein sequence MADVFPSSLIYRENPNLRLGIKSSLNSFKQLLASLYIIYKSCANPSKVLFSEEVNVGDNIAICLSKKLLVRINEQFPQLPNLQDRINQSPLFKSQCEALQVGLELFLHLGKIDFVENGKQERTGANRYNKLIAFSDKMLVLDAYLSMQAEYTDSLLNNWLNGEECGDKFEDGLKSILSTFIIDCCYKIKKPDGAEVVFNLENICKVLENGDSALFKSGETVGPLRVLNSYIGENMLPDIVKGKGVYSADNLENLKWKAPMFSTSLDLLVRQLPGQVDNQKPPVTQSEINQTYRPYITAIKSKPFLLLAGISGTGKSRIVRELARACWDVDSPEYKDHKPKNFEMIQVKPNWHDSSELIGYVSRLGDEPTFIAGDFLKFVVRAWENESTPYFLCLDEMNLAPVEQYFAEYLSVVESRKRNETGKVVTDPILKPEFEKERNGEHAEFVPKAWYKKLIDELLVDCSDGQKDILKQQFIDKGITIPQNLIIVGTVNMDETTFSFSRKVLDRAMTIEMNEVDLYGGLTSRHEQIGKLNFEDLVGDKVEGVDVYKENQEVCNQAIQYLQEINAVLEGTPFKIAYRTRNEFLLYVVNNLPYRKNSQGLEMTQNEVVARALDEITSMKILSRIEGDEEKVKAELLASLKEVVSKMLPENMRDSSVSLAKLDEMEKKLSSGYTSFWS from the coding sequence ATGGCAGATGTTTTTCCTTCATCATTGATTTATAGAGAAAATCCTAATCTCAGATTGGGAATCAAATCTTCCTTGAATTCTTTCAAGCAACTTTTGGCTTCTTTGTATATCATTTATAAGTCATGTGCAAATCCTTCTAAAGTCCTTTTTTCTGAAGAAGTGAATGTTGGGGATAATATTGCAATTTGTTTGAGTAAGAAATTGTTGGTGCGCATTAATGAGCAGTTTCCACAATTGCCTAATTTGCAAGATAGAATAAATCAATCTCCATTATTTAAGTCTCAGTGTGAGGCATTACAGGTGGGATTGGAATTGTTTTTACATTTGGGAAAAATAGATTTTGTAGAGAATGGAAAACAAGAACGAACAGGTGCGAATCGTTACAATAAGTTGATTGCTTTTTCTGACAAAATGCTAGTCCTTGATGCTTATTTATCTATGCAGGCTGAATATACAGACTCATTGCTGAATAATTGGTTGAATGGTGAAGAGTGTGGTGATAAGTTCGAAGATGGATTGAAATCAATTCTTTCTACGTTTATTATTGATTGCTGCTATAAGATCAAAAAGCCTGATGGAGCAGAAGTTGTTTTTAATCTGGAGAATATTTGCAAGGTTTTAGAGAATGGCGATAGTGCGTTGTTTAAAAGTGGTGAGACTGTTGGACCGTTGAGGGTACTGAATTCTTATATTGGCGAGAATATGTTGCCTGATATTGTGAAAGGTAAAGGAGTTTATAGTGCTGATAATCTGGAGAATTTGAAATGGAAGGCTCCTATGTTTTCTACATCTTTGGATTTGCTAGTAAGACAATTGCCTGGACAAGTTGATAATCAAAAGCCACCGGTCACTCAAAGTGAAATCAACCAAACTTATCGTCCTTATATCACGGCCATTAAGTCGAAGCCTTTCCTTCTTTTGGCAGGTATTTCTGGTACTGGAAAAAGTAGAATCGTTCGTGAATTGGCTCGTGCTTGTTGGGATGTTGATTCTCCTGAATATAAGGATCATAAGCCAAAGAACTTTGAGATGATACAGGTGAAGCCTAATTGGCACGACTCTTCTGAACTTATTGGGTATGTAAGCAGACTTGGAGATGAACCAACGTTTATTGCTGGTGACTTTTTGAAGTTTGTAGTGCGAGCATGGGAGAATGAAAGTACCCCATATTTCTTATGTTTAGATGAAATGAACCTGGCTCCTGTTGAACAGTATTTTGCAGAATATCTGAGTGTTGTGGAATCTCGAAAGCGCAATGAAACAGGTAAGGTTGTGACAGACCCAATTCTCAAGCCTGAATTTGAAAAAGAAAGGAATGGTGAACATGCAGAATTCGTTCCTAAGGCTTGGTATAAAAAACTGATAGATGAACTTTTGGTAGATTGTTCTGATGGTCAAAAGGATATTTTAAAACAGCAGTTCATAGATAAAGGTATTACAATCCCCCAGAACCTCATTATCGTGGGAACCGTCAATATGGACGAAACAACCTTTTCTTTCTCCCGAAAAGTACTCGACAGAGCCATGACCATCGAAATGAATGAGGTGGATTTATATGGTGGATTAACTTCCCGACACGAACAGATAGGAAAACTCAACTTTGAAGACTTGGTAGGAGATAAGGTGGAGGGTGTTGACGTGTATAAGGAAAACCAGGAGGTTTGCAACCAGGCGATACAGTACTTACAGGAAATCAATGCAGTATTGGAAGGTACACCTTTTAAGATAGCTTATCGAACCCGTAACGAGTTCCTGCTCTATGTGGTCAATAATTTGCCTTATCGTAAAAATAGCCAAGGTTTGGAAATGACGCAAAATGAAGTCGTGGCCCGTGCTTTGGATGAAATTACTTCTATGAAAATCCTATCTAGAATAGAAGGCGATGAGGAGAAGGTAAAGGCGGAGTTGCTTGCTTCTTTAAAGGAAGTTGTTTCGAAGATGTTGCCGGAAAACATGAGAGATAGTTCTGTTTCTCTGGCTAAATTGGATGAAATGGAAAAGAAACTTAGTTCTGGTTATACTAGTTTTTGGAGTTAA
- a CDS encoding restriction endonuclease-like protein: MELLRIKHHDFVMTIECTKFDAIWDKAKRNVGEDKLSSTYSWSDGVELVERYLNDQSTSKVILKDSSAPAIFFDNADYPIWVEFEEKNDAKIVDAHFGSILQNDNDRFSFRHGMLAGFLNFGNEIGRSEICFDYIVKRKKSDGVSSELIKRKFSFSFEVLSTKLDYHSHWKKIVEDIEQEYRMLSLDFLKRTYHSFAPDKQGETPEIIWWSIFACEQKKFLEACRHIIDRPRHRLHGRETYLRADKLRRIPMSLENEIAEHRKEPAHLYRITEKIESNDTQENRFLKFALSQITSKYELLKTRIEQVKEVSDATKQELQATYVSLNRLRKNSFFRTVGRFKGLNQESMVLQKATGYSQVYRTWNLLRKAYSLNEGIYRLQSKDIATLYEIWCFIEVSHIVKKELNLDQDDVEHRNRMELNGLFTWELGKGEHSRILFRKDGVELAELVYNPKSTEQTNDSIGMQNLIVPTVPQKPDIVLQLTKNDLQKDMKMTYLFDAKYRIASKNASGVDVPPDDAINQMHRYRDAIYYRDYVEAPLKKEVIGGYILFPGDGEPADVEVSKFYQTIKEVNIGAFPLRPNDNENRKLLEGFIRELIETKAKDTVQHVIPQKGTVMEVDNRVLVGVVRPSHRRGYEKSFLNQSATLYYTGAKFPSTIALQDLHYFLPYIKGKGIRDVYEIVRMRTITGKEAKQDEGADATDDLRLAFELRFSRQLYKEYRMIDVLQMKDLTFLDTTFSDIDGYVSSRI, encoded by the coding sequence ATGGAACTTTTAAGAATCAAGCATCACGACTTTGTGATGACCATAGAATGCACCAAGTTTGATGCTATTTGGGATAAAGCGAAGAGGAATGTGGGGGAAGACAAACTTTCCTCCACATATTCCTGGTCGGATGGTGTTGAACTGGTGGAGCGGTATTTGAATGACCAATCCACTTCTAAGGTTATATTAAAAGATTCTTCTGCTCCTGCCATATTCTTTGATAATGCAGACTATCCGATATGGGTGGAGTTTGAGGAAAAGAATGATGCCAAGATTGTAGATGCACATTTTGGTTCCATCTTGCAGAATGATAACGACAGGTTCAGTTTCCGTCATGGTATGTTGGCTGGCTTTCTGAATTTCGGCAATGAGATAGGACGTTCTGAAATCTGTTTTGATTATATTGTCAAGAGAAAGAAATCAGATGGTGTATCTTCTGAGCTCATCAAAAGAAAGTTTTCATTCTCCTTCGAGGTGTTGAGTACCAAACTGGATTATCATTCTCATTGGAAGAAAATTGTAGAGGATATTGAGCAAGAGTATCGGATGCTCTCGCTTGATTTTCTAAAACGGACCTATCATAGCTTTGCTCCTGATAAACAGGGAGAAACGCCAGAGATTATATGGTGGAGTATCTTTGCTTGTGAACAAAAGAAGTTCTTGGAGGCTTGTCGGCACATTATCGACCGACCACGTCATCGCTTGCATGGCAGGGAAACTTATCTGCGGGCTGATAAGTTGCGGCGGATTCCTATGTCTCTTGAAAATGAAATAGCTGAGCATCGCAAAGAACCCGCTCATCTTTATCGTATCACCGAAAAAATAGAGTCGAATGATACCCAGGAAAATCGATTTCTGAAATTTGCTTTATCGCAGATTACGAGTAAGTATGAACTCTTAAAAACTCGTATAGAGCAGGTTAAGGAGGTCTCTGATGCTACTAAGCAAGAACTTCAGGCAACTTATGTTTCCCTGAATCGGTTAAGGAAAAATTCTTTCTTCCGAACCGTTGGGCGTTTCAAGGGGTTGAACCAGGAAAGTATGGTTCTTCAGAAAGCTACGGGATATAGTCAGGTTTATCGTACTTGGAATTTGCTCCGTAAGGCTTACTCTCTAAATGAAGGCATCTATCGGTTGCAATCCAAGGACATCGCCACGCTTTATGAAATATGGTGTTTCATAGAGGTGAGCCACATAGTAAAGAAGGAGTTGAATCTGGATCAGGATGATGTGGAACATCGCAATCGAATGGAACTGAATGGTCTGTTTACCTGGGAGTTGGGTAAGGGAGAGCATTCTCGTATTCTCTTTAGAAAAGATGGGGTAGAACTTGCCGAATTGGTATATAATCCGAAAAGTACGGAGCAGACCAACGATAGTATTGGAATGCAGAATCTGATAGTACCAACAGTACCTCAGAAGCCGGATATTGTCTTGCAGCTTACCAAGAATGATCTGCAGAAAGATATGAAGATGACTTATCTCTTCGATGCGAAATATCGGATAGCCAGCAAGAATGCGAGTGGAGTAGATGTGCCGCCGGATGATGCCATCAATCAGATGCATCGTTATCGTGATGCCATTTATTATCGAGATTATGTTGAGGCTCCGTTAAAGAAGGAAGTGATTGGTGGATACATTCTTTTTCCTGGTGATGGTGAACCGGCTGATGTGGAGGTTTCAAAGTTCTATCAGACTATTAAGGAGGTGAACATAGGTGCTTTTCCGCTTCGTCCGAACGATAACGAAAACAGAAAGTTGCTTGAAGGTTTTATCCGGGAACTGATAGAAACGAAGGCGAAGGATACTGTGCAACATGTGATTCCGCAGAAGGGTACTGTAATGGAAGTGGATAATCGGGTGTTGGTTGGTGTGGTTCGTCCGAGTCATCGGCGTGGGTACGAAAAGAGTTTCTTGAATCAATCTGCCACCTTATATTATACGGGTGCCAAGTTCCCGTCAACCATAGCATTGCAGGATCTTCATTATTTCTTGCCATATATTAAGGGTAAGGGGATTCGTGATGTGTATGAGATTGTAAGAATGAGAACCATTACGGGTAAAGAGGCAAAGCAGGATGAAGGGGCTGATGCAACAGATGATTTGCGTTTGGCCTTTGAACTTCGTTTTTCTCGCCAGTTGTATAAGGAATATCGTATGATTGATGTCTTGCAAATGAAAGACCTGACGTTTCTGGATACGACATTTAGCGATATTGATGGTTATGTTTCATCGCGTATATAG
- a CDS encoding SGNH/GDSL hydrolase family protein: MKKQTMITLALTLTLAMPTLPAFAQKAMSKKEIAEKEKAFKNLQHPWKGKKVAYFGDSITDPRIKASKVKYWGFLQDWLGITPYVYGVSGRQWNDIPRQADQLQKEHGDDFDAILIFMGTNDYNNGVPIGEWYTETFDSVRVARHKPSEMVQRRHRHFCMDKNTLKGRINIAMSKLKQMYPTKQIVVMTPVHRALFASGDKNIQPDEMYENARGIFFDEYVKAIKETGNVWAVPVIDLNSLSGLFPLYDAGAQMFNKPDTDRLHPNDAGHSRMAKTIMQQLSALPCVF; this comes from the coding sequence ATGAAGAAACAAACAATGATTACCCTGGCACTCACCTTGACTTTGGCAATGCCAACCCTACCCGCCTTCGCCCAGAAGGCGATGAGCAAGAAAGAAATCGCCGAAAAAGAAAAGGCATTCAAGAACCTTCAGCATCCCTGGAAGGGAAAGAAAGTGGCTTACTTCGGCGACTCCATCACAGACCCAAGAATCAAAGCATCAAAAGTAAAATACTGGGGATTCCTGCAGGATTGGCTCGGCATCACCCCTTACGTTTATGGTGTGAGCGGCAGGCAGTGGAACGATATTCCCCGTCAGGCAGACCAACTGCAGAAGGAACATGGCGATGATTTTGATGCCATCCTCATCTTTATGGGTACCAATGATTATAACAATGGTGTGCCTATCGGCGAATGGTACACGGAGACTTTCGACAGTGTGAGAGTAGCCCGCCACAAGCCAAGCGAAATGGTACAGCGCCGCCACCGCCACTTCTGTATGGACAAGAATACATTGAAAGGCCGCATCAACATCGCCATGTCGAAGCTGAAGCAGATGTATCCTACCAAGCAAATCGTGGTGATGACTCCTGTGCATCGTGCTCTCTTTGCCAGTGGTGACAAGAACATCCAGCCAGATGAGATGTACGAGAATGCGCGTGGCATCTTCTTCGATGAATACGTGAAAGCTATCAAGGAAACAGGCAATGTCTGGGCAGTTCCGGTCATCGACCTCAACTCCCTTTCCGGTCTCTTCCCTCTTTACGATGCTGGTGCGCAGATGTTTAACAAACCGGATACCGACCGTCTTCATCCAAACGATGCCGGCCACTCCCGCATGGCAAAGACCATCATGCAGCAGCTATCTGCATTGCCTTGCGTCTTCTAG
- a CDS encoding MFS transporter translates to MSNLSDLARKRVAVAAYYFVPGVVFASWASRIPDVKQMLHLSNGQLGTVLFAIPIGQLLMMAFSGILVSRFGSKKMLVLSEVLYVLVLFCIGSSTTVFHLILSLIAFGMMANLMNIATNTQACLVEKMYGRNIMSSFHGLWSLGGFSGGIIGAIFANTLLPIDVHFGTILALSILIVAVGFRFLINDAMAKAEEEDVPKFSFKTIDPILFLLGLMGFAGMFCEGTVYDWSSVYFSSVVKPDEAFIRAGYVAGMGAMTLGRFMADGFVTKYGPARVLKVCGGLILGGLWLAAALPYLIPATLGFLLVGFGISSSVPICYSIAGKLGTIKASIAITIVSSISFFGFLVGPPVIGWLAEATGLRIAISIAACLGLMIAFVAAKVGKRLS, encoded by the coding sequence TTGAGTAATTTAAGTGATTTGGCGCGCAAGCGAGTGGCGGTTGCGGCTTATTATTTTGTTCCGGGAGTCGTGTTTGCCAGTTGGGCAAGCCGTATTCCGGATGTAAAACAGATGTTGCATCTGAGCAACGGTCAGTTGGGAACGGTGCTTTTCGCCATTCCTATCGGCCAACTTCTGATGATGGCTTTCTCGGGTATCCTGGTGAGTAGATTTGGCAGCAAGAAGATGCTGGTTCTCTCTGAGGTGCTCTATGTTCTGGTTCTTTTCTGCATCGGTAGCAGTACTACGGTTTTTCATCTGATTTTGAGTCTTATTGCTTTCGGAATGATGGCGAATCTGATGAACATTGCCACCAATACGCAGGCATGTCTGGTAGAGAAGATGTATGGGCGCAACATCATGTCGTCGTTTCATGGTCTGTGGAGTCTGGGTGGATTCTCCGGTGGTATCATCGGTGCCATCTTTGCCAACACTTTGCTCCCGATAGATGTCCACTTTGGAACTATCCTGGCTCTGAGTATTCTCATCGTTGCTGTCGGTTTCCGCTTTCTGATTAATGATGCCATGGCGAAAGCAGAAGAGGAGGATGTTCCGAAGTTCTCTTTCAAGACCATCGACCCGATTCTGTTCCTTTTGGGACTGATGGGATTTGCAGGCATGTTCTGTGAAGGTACCGTTTACGATTGGAGTAGCGTATATTTTTCATCAGTAGTAAAACCCGATGAGGCTTTTATCCGTGCGGGCTATGTGGCTGGTATGGGTGCGATGACGTTGGGTAGATTCATGGCTGATGGGTTTGTTACGAAATACGGCCCAGCCAGAGTATTGAAGGTTTGTGGTGGTTTGATATTGGGCGGTTTGTGGCTGGCTGCTGCCTTGCCTTATCTCATTCCTGCCACCTTGGGTTTCCTGCTGGTAGGTTTCGGCATCTCTTCGTCGGTTCCTATCTGTTACAGTATCGCCGGAAAATTGGGAACCATCAAGGCGAGCATCGCTATTACCATCGTTTCAAGCATCAGCTTCTTCGGTTTCCTTGTAGGTCCTCCGGTTATCGGATGGCTTGCTGAGGCTACCGGTCTCCGCATTGCCATCAGCATTGCCGCCTGCCTGGGTCTGATGATAGCGTTTGTTGCCGCAAAGGTAGGAAAGAGATTATCCTGA